One Athene noctua chromosome 30, bAthNoc1.hap1.1, whole genome shotgun sequence genomic region harbors:
- the HOXC13 gene encoding homeobox protein Hox-C13, translating to MTAPLGLPPRWPDGLACRCEDAPREKNRMEGLGHCREMMPHAGLAVPTAPPPPPPPQGAAYAELAAAEPPRQCPSGAASSAALGYGYPFGGGYYGCRLSHSHGVNLQQKPCAYHPGEKYPEAGGPLPGEELPSRAKEFAFYPGFPSSYQAVPGYLDVSVVPGLGGHPEPRHDALLPMEGYQHWALSNGWDGQVYCSKEQSQSAHLWKSPFPDVVPLQPEVSSYRRGRKKRVPYTKIQLKELEKEYAASKFITKEKRRRISATTNLSERQVTIWFQNRRVKEKKVVSKSKTAHLHAT from the exons catggaggggctggggcactGCCGGGAGATGATGCCCCACGCGGGACTCGCCGTCCCCACcgccccaccgccccccccgccgccacagGGAGCCGCGTACGCGGAGCTGGCGGCTGCCGAACCCCCCCGGCAGTGCCCGTCGGGGGCGGCTTCCAGCGCGGCGCTGGGCTACGGTTATCCCTTCGGTGGGGGCTACTACGGCTGCAGGTTGTCCCACTCCCACGGAGTCAACTTGCAGCAGAAACCCTGCGCTTATCACCCGGGGGAGAAATACCCCGAGGCCGGCGGACCCCTGCCCGGCGAGGAGCTGCCGTCGAGGGCCAAGGAATTCGCCTTTTATCCCGGTTTTCCCAGCTCCTACCAGGCGGTCCCTGGCTATTTGGACGTGTCGGTGGTCCCGGGGCTCGGTGGTCACCCAGAACCGAGACACGACGCTTTGCTTCCCATGGAAGGTTACCAACACTGGGCTCTTTCTAACGGCTGGGATGGGCAAGTGTACTGCTCCAAAGAGCAATCCCAGTCCGCACACCTCTGGAAATCACCTTTCCCAG ACGTGGTCCCTTTACAACCCGAAGTCAGCAGCTACCGGAGGGGACGGAAAAAAAGGGTCCCTTACACCAAAATCCAGCTGAAGGAGTTGGAGAAGGAGTACGCGGCCAGCAAATTCATCAccaaagagaagaggaggaggatttCGGCCACCACCAACCTGTCCGAACGCCAAGTGACTATCTGGTTCCAGAACCGGAGGGTCAAGGAGAAGAAAGTGGTGAGCAAATCCAAGACAGCACATCTCCACGCCACCTGA